A window of Polypterus senegalus isolate Bchr_013 chromosome 14, ASM1683550v1, whole genome shotgun sequence contains these coding sequences:
- the jun gene encoding LOW QUALITY PROTEIN: transcription factor AP-1 (The sequence of the model RefSeq protein was modified relative to this genomic sequence to represent the inferred CDS: inserted 1 base in 1 codon): MSTKMETTFYDDALSTAFGQPEANGYGYNPKALKHSLTLNLSDPASSLKPHLRAKASELLTSPDVGLLKLASPELERLIIQSSNGMITTTPTPTQFLYPKNVTDEQEGFAEGFVRALAELHHQNMPGSGPAAPQTTGGNSGNSPPTFSASLEPPVYANLSTFNPGTMGTSVAAAAAPAPAXHLRPGPHMTPQLPMPHPRLQALKEEPQTVPEMPGETPPLSPIDMESQERIKAERKRMRNRIAASKCRKRKLERISRLEDKVKTLKSQNSELASTANMLREQVAQLKQKVMNHVNSGCQLMLTQQLQTF, translated from the exons ATGTCTACCAAGATGGAGACTACCTTCTACGACGACGCGCTGAGCACTGCCTTCGGACAGCCCGAGGCGAACGGCTACGGATACAACCCCAAAGCCCTGAAGCACAGCCTGACTCTGAACCTGTCCGACCCCGCCAGCTCCCTGAAGCCCCACCTGCGCGCCAAGGCCAGCGAACTGCTCACCTCCCCGGACGTGGGACTCCTCAAGCTGGCCTCTCCGGAGCTCGAGCGGCTCATCATTCAGTCGAGCAACGGCATGATCACCACCACGCCGACGCCTACCCAGTTCCTGTACCCCAAGAATGTCACGGACGAGCAGGAGGGCTTCGCCGAGGGGTTCGTGCGGGCACTGGCTGAGCTCCATCACCAGAACATGCCGGGGAGCGGCCCCGCGGCTCCACAGACAACGGGCGGCAACAGTGGCAACAGCCCCCCGACGTTCAGCGCCAGCCTGGAGCCCCCTGTCTATGCCAACCTGAGCACCTTCAATCCCGGCACCATGGGCACGTCGGTGGCAGCGGCAGCAGCACCGGCTCCCG TACACCTACGGCCCGGCCCCCACATGACGCCCCAGCTGCCGATGCCGCACCCGAGGCTGCAGGCGCTCAAGGAGGAGCCCCAAACGGTGCCAGAGATGCCGGGCGAGACTCCTCCGCTTTCGCCCATTGACATGGAGAGCCAGGAGCGCATCAAGGCCGAAAGGAAGCGCATGCGGAACCGCATCGCCGCCTCCAAGTGCCGCAAGAGGAAGCTGGAAAGGATCTCCCGGCTGGAGGATAAAGTGAAGACCCTCAAGTCGCAGAACTCCGAGCTGGCGTCCACGGCCAACATGCTGCGGGAGCAAGTGGCGCAGCTCAAGCAGAAGGTCATGAACCACGTCAACAGCGGCTGTCAGCTTATGCTCACGCAGCAGCTGCAGACCTTCTGA